A portion of the Blastopirellula sediminis genome contains these proteins:
- a CDS encoding efflux RND transporter periplasmic adaptor subunit — translation MHSAYRMPALAGLLSLCFTLGCGGGKSPDVEVVRPVKTILVGEGEDVRQRSFPGTVEASRRVELAFRVPGLLAELPVKEGDKVVAGDVIARLRQDEFEARLKTLTGELDQARAALRALQAGERPEEIRRREAEVRAASLRLANGRAEYERGVALAQRSGISQQELERLRTVYNVAQEEYAAARESLEKGAMGREEDIEAMQAQVRGLEGRVVEAQIQLSDSTLLAPYDGVIAQRFVDKAQNIAAGDRVVQFQDAEEIDIAVDVPENIMVADIQRAEILQLTATLSAAPGISFPVRLREIAQVADPVTQTFNVRVAMEAPEDLRVLPGMTASVTAVYRRARVLQPQVMVPVEAIAQTSSGEQLAWVLGEESKVTPRTVKLGAAVGGRIEVLEGLGPGDRIVVAGVRFLRDGMQVRDLGDALGERQ, via the coding sequence ATGCACTCCGCTTATCGTATGCCCGCCCTTGCCGGGCTGCTTTCGCTCTGTTTCACCCTCGGCTGCGGCGGCGGAAAATCGCCCGACGTCGAAGTGGTTCGGCCCGTGAAGACGATCTTGGTTGGCGAAGGGGAAGATGTTCGGCAACGATCGTTTCCAGGTACCGTGGAAGCGTCGCGCCGCGTCGAACTTGCGTTTCGCGTGCCGGGACTGCTGGCCGAATTGCCAGTGAAGGAAGGAGACAAGGTCGTCGCCGGCGACGTAATCGCCCGACTTCGCCAGGACGAGTTTGAGGCGCGGCTCAAGACGTTGACCGGGGAACTGGATCAAGCGCGAGCGGCGCTGCGAGCGTTGCAAGCAGGCGAACGCCCTGAAGAAATCCGCCGCCGCGAAGCGGAAGTCCGAGCGGCGTCGCTACGGCTCGCGAACGGCCGAGCCGAATACGAGCGAGGCGTCGCACTGGCGCAGCGCAGCGGCATCTCGCAACAGGAACTGGAACGGCTGCGGACCGTCTATAACGTCGCTCAGGAAGAATACGCGGCCGCGCGGGAGTCGCTCGAAAAAGGGGCGATGGGGCGCGAAGAAGATATTGAAGCGATGCAAGCTCAGGTTCGCGGCCTCGAAGGACGGGTCGTCGAAGCCCAGATTCAGCTTTCCGATTCGACGTTGCTCGCCCCGTACGACGGCGTCATCGCCCAGCGGTTTGTCGACAAAGCGCAGAACATCGCCGCCGGCGACCGCGTCGTGCAGTTTCAAGACGCCGAAGAAATCGATATCGCGGTCGACGTCCCGGAAAACATCATGGTCGCTGATATTCAGCGTGCGGAAATCCTGCAACTGACGGCGACGCTGAGTGCGGCGCCGGGCATTTCGTTTCCGGTCCGGCTACGTGAGATCGCCCAGGTTGCCGATCCGGTGACGCAGACGTTCAACGTGCGAGTCGCGATGGAAGCGCCGGAGGATCTGCGCGTATTGCCGGGGATGACCGCCAGCGTCACTGCGGTCTATCGGCGGGCTCGCGTGCTGCAGCCGCAAGTGATGGTTCCGGTCGAAGCGATCGCACAGACGTCGTCCGGCGAACAGCTCGCGTGGGTATTGGGGGAAGAATCCAAGGTGACGCCGCGAACGGTAAAGCTTGGCGCAGCGGTCGGCGGCCGGATTGAAGTGCTGGAAGGTCTCGGCCCCGGCGATCGGATCGTTGTGGCCGGCGTTCGTTTTCTCCGCGACGGCATGCAAGTTCGCGATCTCGGCGACGCGCTCGGAGAACGACAGTAA
- a CDS encoding efflux RND transporter permease subunit yields MNPGVFSVKYDRVVFVAMAFVLVGGIVAYNALGRLEDPEFTIKEALIITPYSGASAEEVALEVTNPIEIACQQLGQLERVESESVRGRSIVKAVIRDQYDRNKIPQVWDELRRKIADAQPTLPPSVRGNSVVIDDFGDVYGIFLAVSGEGFTYPELRRYSEFLRRELLLIDNVKKVELFGEQQEQVFLQISRQRLARLGVDEEQIYSLLRAQNIVADGGRIRIGSEHPSLDPEGGFRTPADMLELVIGSNQSGRQFTLGDVAEIERGYADPPRRILRFDGQPSIGIGISTIQGGNVVAMGTAVREKLAELKPEQPIGIEIGEINFQPEAVSAATGDFVFNLVKAVSIVILVLLLTMGRKTGFIIGLVLFLTIMATFLVMFMDGNLLMERISLGALIIALCMLTDNAIIVIEGIKVRIEAGEEKLEVVRDVVAQNQWPLFGATAIGVLAFAAIAWSEDSTGEYTNSLFWVILISLSLSWLSSVTATPLLGYLFFKPQADSSASAKPAYSGTVFQAYQKLLILALRNRWGVVIGAVILFIISLYGFTLIDQSFFPPATRPQFMVDVFLPSSAHIRETEAFAEEIEQYVQGQDHVTHVASFVGGGGLRFLLVYSPEPENRAFVQFLVEVDDPDEISKLVTQVQQYLDEKYPDANAVAKKFLLGPGAGGRIQARFQGPDPAKLRELGEQAKLVLQDDGGAIGVRHDWREREKVIRPSLFESQSRRNGLTRVDVANALQSSLEGRVVGVYREPGSAGTGIGAYPQESRLLPIIARPPIEERSDVAAIDSMQIWSPIAGRMIPLSQVVSGVNFEWEDPIVIRRDRFPTLTVHADPRTGLPSQLFNRVREKTESIELPPGYSLEWGGEYEDSGNARSALAEPLPYFLALMVFIVVCLFNSFRVTALIWLIMPLAIIGVTVGLLLTGQPFGFMALLGVLALSGELIKNQIVVISKIETEIAGGKSPYDAILYGGTSKMRPVSMVVLTTVLGMIPLLKDPFFGAMAVCIMFGLSFAAVLSLLVTPVAYAIMYDIHEEPAKKG; encoded by the coding sequence ATGAATCCTGGCGTCTTTTCCGTAAAGTATGATCGCGTCGTCTTCGTCGCCATGGCATTTGTATTGGTCGGCGGGATCGTCGCCTACAACGCGCTCGGCCGGCTGGAAGATCCAGAGTTCACGATCAAAGAGGCGTTGATCATCACGCCTTATTCTGGAGCCAGCGCCGAGGAAGTCGCGCTGGAGGTGACCAACCCGATCGAGATCGCCTGCCAACAGTTGGGGCAGTTGGAGCGAGTCGAGTCGGAATCGGTACGCGGACGCTCGATCGTCAAAGCGGTGATTCGCGACCAGTACGACCGCAACAAGATTCCGCAAGTGTGGGATGAGTTGCGACGTAAGATCGCGGATGCGCAGCCGACGTTGCCTCCCTCAGTGCGTGGCAATTCGGTCGTGATCGACGATTTCGGCGACGTCTATGGCATCTTCCTCGCCGTCAGCGGCGAAGGGTTTACCTATCCCGAGCTGCGCCGCTACTCCGAGTTCCTCCGTCGCGAGTTGTTGCTGATCGACAATGTTAAGAAGGTCGAACTATTCGGCGAACAGCAGGAGCAAGTCTTCCTGCAAATCTCGCGACAACGGCTCGCCCGCTTGGGAGTCGACGAAGAGCAGATCTATAGCTTGTTGCGAGCCCAGAACATTGTCGCCGACGGCGGTCGTATCCGGATTGGAAGCGAACATCCGTCGCTCGATCCGGAAGGAGGCTTCCGCACTCCGGCCGATATGTTGGAACTGGTAATCGGCTCCAACCAATCGGGCCGGCAGTTTACGCTGGGGGACGTCGCCGAAATCGAACGGGGCTACGCCGACCCGCCGCGGAGAATCTTGCGGTTTGACGGCCAGCCGTCGATCGGGATCGGCATTTCGACGATCCAAGGGGGGAACGTCGTCGCAATGGGGACGGCGGTTCGGGAAAAGCTGGCCGAGCTTAAGCCTGAGCAGCCGATCGGCATTGAAATCGGCGAAATCAACTTCCAGCCGGAAGCGGTCAGCGCGGCGACCGGCGACTTCGTTTTCAACCTGGTGAAAGCGGTTAGCATCGTCATCCTGGTCTTGCTGCTCACCATGGGGCGGAAGACCGGCTTCATCATCGGGCTCGTCTTGTTCCTGACGATCATGGCGACGTTCCTGGTGATGTTCATGGACGGCAATCTGCTTATGGAGCGGATCTCGCTGGGCGCCTTGATCATCGCTTTGTGCATGTTGACCGATAACGCGATTATCGTGATCGAGGGGATCAAGGTCCGGATCGAAGCCGGCGAAGAAAAGTTGGAAGTGGTGCGCGACGTCGTTGCGCAAAACCAATGGCCCTTGTTCGGCGCGACGGCGATCGGCGTGTTGGCGTTTGCGGCGATCGCATGGTCCGAAGACTCGACGGGCGAATATACCAATTCGTTGTTCTGGGTGATTTTGATCTCGCTCAGTCTCAGTTGGCTCTCTTCGGTGACCGCGACGCCGCTGCTTGGCTATTTATTCTTCAAGCCGCAGGCCGACTCGTCGGCGAGTGCGAAACCGGCCTATTCGGGAACCGTTTTTCAGGCGTACCAAAAGCTGCTGATCCTGGCGCTGCGGAATCGCTGGGGGGTGGTGATTGGGGCGGTGATCCTGTTCATCATCTCGCTCTACGGCTTCACGCTGATTGATCAAAGCTTCTTTCCGCCGGCGACTCGGCCGCAGTTTATGGTCGACGTATTCCTGCCCTCGAGCGCCCATATCCGCGAGACGGAAGCGTTTGCCGAAGAGATCGAGCAATACGTTCAAGGGCAAGACCACGTGACGCACGTCGCGTCGTTTGTCGGCGGCGGCGGTTTGCGTTTCCTGTTGGTCTATTCTCCCGAGCCGGAGAATCGGGCGTTCGTGCAATTTCTGGTAGAAGTCGACGACCCCGATGAGATCAGCAAACTAGTCACGCAGGTGCAGCAGTATCTGGACGAGAAGTATCCGGACGCCAACGCTGTGGCGAAGAAGTTTCTGCTCGGTCCTGGGGCCGGCGGTCGCATTCAGGCGCGATTCCAAGGTCCCGATCCGGCAAAACTGCGCGAACTTGGCGAACAGGCCAAGCTGGTTCTCCAAGACGATGGCGGGGCCATTGGGGTGCGTCATGATTGGCGCGAACGGGAAAAAGTAATTCGGCCGAGTCTGTTTGAATCGCAGTCGCGTCGCAATGGTTTGACCCGCGTCGATGTGGCCAATGCGCTGCAAAGCAGTCTGGAGGGGCGCGTGGTTGGCGTTTATCGCGAACCAGGAAGCGCCGGAACCGGGATCGGCGCCTATCCGCAGGAGTCGCGACTCTTGCCAATCATCGCCAGGCCGCCGATTGAAGAACGGAGCGATGTCGCCGCGATCGACAGCATGCAGATTTGGAGCCCGATCGCCGGGCGGATGATTCCATTGAGTCAGGTCGTCTCCGGCGTGAATTTCGAGTGGGAAGATCCGATCGTGATTCGTCGTGATCGTTTCCCGACGCTCACCGTTCACGCCGATCCGCGGACAGGACTTCCCAGCCAGCTCTTCAATCGGGTTCGGGAAAAGACCGAGTCGATCGAACTGCCGCCGGGCTACAGTCTGGAGTGGGGGGGCGAATACGAAGACTCTGGCAATGCGCGATCTGCCTTGGCGGAACCGCTCCCGTACTTTCTGGCTTTGATGGTTTTCATTGTGGTCTGTCTGTTCAACTCGTTTCGCGTGACGGCGCTGATCTGGCTGATCATGCCGCTCGCGATTATCGGCGTCACCGTCGGGTTGTTGCTCACCGGGCAGCCGTTCGGGTTTATGGCGTTGTTGGGCGTGCTGGCGCTCAGCGGCGAGCTAATCAAAAATCAGATCGTCGTCATCAGCAAGATCGAGACCGAGATCGCCGGCGGCAAATCGCCCTACGATGCGATCCTGTACGGCGGGACCAGCAAGATGCGTCCGGTGTCGATGGTCGTTTTGACGACCGTGTTGGGGATGATTCCTTTGCTGAAGGATCCGTTCTTCGGGGCGATGGCGGTATGCATCATGTTTGGTTTGTCGTTCGCGGCGGTGCTGTCGCTGCTGGTCACGCCGGTGGCTTACGCCATCATGTATGACATCCATGAAGAGCCTGCGAAAAAGGGGTAA
- the glsA gene encoding glutaminase A, which translates to MTDVSNASPAGPPFVSTGDLPQPVWIRQLVEEAHKRFKENRDGVNSQVYPALARVPSDLFGICIIGTSGAVYPVGDVDHEFSIMSVSKPFVFALVSEKLGADAVRQYVGVNATGLPFNSLAAIEKHGDGRTNPMVNSGAIATTSLVPGATLEEKWDFIYEGLCRFAGRELTMNEEVYRCAITTNFRNQSIARLLHCFDRINIDPADAVELYTRQCSLNVNAKDLALMGATLADGGVNPFTKERVVSPMVCHYALAVMTIAGMYETSGDWLFDIGLPGKSGIGGGIVAVSPGKGGLGTFAPPLDAAGNSVKGQLAAKFLSQNLGMDLFLAKSETTQSK; encoded by the coding sequence ATGACCGACGTATCGAACGCCTCGCCTGCGGGGCCTCCCTTCGTCTCGACAGGCGACTTGCCGCAGCCGGTTTGGATCCGGCAGTTGGTGGAGGAAGCGCACAAGCGGTTCAAGGAGAATCGCGACGGCGTCAACTCGCAGGTTTATCCGGCGCTGGCCCGTGTGCCGAGCGACTTGTTCGGCATCTGCATCATCGGAACCAGCGGCGCCGTATACCCGGTGGGAGACGTCGACCACGAATTCTCAATCATGAGCGTCTCGAAGCCGTTCGTCTTCGCGCTGGTTAGCGAGAAGCTGGGCGCTGACGCCGTGCGTCAATACGTTGGCGTCAACGCCACAGGGCTGCCGTTCAATTCGCTCGCGGCGATCGAGAAACATGGCGACGGGCGGACCAATCCGATGGTCAATTCCGGCGCGATTGCGACGACGAGTCTCGTCCCGGGGGCGACGCTCGAAGAAAAGTGGGACTTCATCTACGAAGGACTGTGCCGCTTCGCCGGGCGTGAGCTGACGATGAATGAGGAGGTGTATCGTTGTGCGATCACGACGAACTTCCGCAACCAAAGCATTGCGCGGTTGTTGCATTGCTTTGACCGGATCAACATCGATCCGGCCGACGCCGTCGAGTTGTATACCCGGCAATGCTCGCTCAACGTCAATGCGAAAGACCTGGCGCTAATGGGAGCGACGCTTGCGGATGGCGGCGTGAATCCGTTTACGAAAGAGCGGGTCGTCAGCCCGATGGTTTGTCACTACGCATTGGCGGTGATGACGATCGCCGGCATGTATGAGACGTCGGGCGACTGGTTGTTCGACATTGGCCTTCCTGGAAAGAGCGGAATCGGCGGCGGCATCGTCGCGGTCTCGCCGGGGAAGGGGGGACTGGGAACCTTCGCGCCGCCGCTCGACGCGGCTGGAAATAGCGTCAAAGGTCAGCTCGCAGCCAAGTTCCTCTCGCAGAATCTGGGGATGGATCTTTTCCTGGCGAAGTCGGAAACGACGCAGTCGAAGTAA